In [Phormidium] sp. ETS-05, the genomic window GGAACTTTCCGCAGACCAGTGGCGGGGAAAAACTGTGGTTTATGTGGCAGTCGCGGGGGTTTGTGCGGGGGCAGTGGCTCTGGAGGATGAACTGCGATCGGATGCCAAGGCGACGGTGAAACGTTTACGGGAGATGGGTTTGGGGGTGATGTTGCTCACGGGAGACAGGCAGGATGTGGCTCAAACTATTGCTGAGCAACTGGATATGGATGCTGATAGTGTGTTGGCGGGGGTGGCTCCGGGGGGGAAAGCGGAGGCGATCGCCCGCCTGCAAACCCAAGGACTGCGAGTGGCGATGGTGGGAGATGGCATCAATGATGCCCCAGCTCTTGCCCAAGCCGATGTGGGAATTAGCCTTCACGGCAGCACAGATGTGGCGATGCAAACCGCTGGCATTATCCTGATGCGGGGAGCATTGGGGGATGTAGTGGAAGCAGTGGCTCTCAGTCGCGCCACTTTTAACAAAATTCGGCAAAACTTATTCTGGGCATTTGGCTATAACCTCGCCGCCATTCCCATTGCAGCGGGGGTTTTGCTCCCGGCGTGGGGTTTCGCCCTCTCCCCCGCCGCCGCTGGGGGGTTGATGGCGTTCAGTTCCGTGAGTGTTGTCACTAATTCCCTGCTACTGTACCGTTGGAGCCGTTAATCACGAGAAACCCGGTTTCTCGGAGAAGCCGGGTTTTGCCATAGGGAGGCACCAAGCCATAGCATTTTTCCCCTAGCTAGCGGCGGTTTCCAAAAGCTGCCAGTGGCGGTTGCTGGCGACTGTTTCGCACAGCCAGTCAAAAGTTTGGCGACAGTGATTATCCCTCTGCAGGGGTAATTCTTCGTTTTTAATCACGAAGTTTAACCGGACTTCATCTTCTCCGGTGTTGGTTCTGTCAACCAATACCTCAACTGTGACTAACTTGGTGAAAGGCACCGCTCCCGGCACTTCCCGCGCCATAATGTAGTCTCCGGTGTCGTATATAATATCGAGATTGCACGCTTGCAGCGTTTCAATCAGCAACATCCGGAGACGATCGATATTGACGGCAACAACAAATAAGCCAGTGTAGCGGGCCATAGGTAACTCCGGGCATGGGACATAATTACCCTCCATCATACCCAACCATAAACCAGGATTCTGGAAGATAGAAGGGTATTACTGGAAAAAAACGGGCGTACTTGCCCCGGACGGGGCACAGGCGTATTTTACCATCCAGGTAGCAAATATACCAGCCCTGATGGAACAGATTAACGAAATCTTCCCTGATTCACCCTGAGTAAACCGATCGGGCAAAAAAAAATTCCTGCCCTTCAGGCCAGGAAAATCACAATATCCAATTTAGGTTGGGTTCCCCGCAACGCCGTCTTACCTCAGTTTTCGACCTGGAATATCCAGGTGGGTATCATGGCTCCTGCTTAAAGTTTCCGAGTACAAGCTCGGTTTACTGCCGCTAGAGCAGCTTTGACTCCCTTATAAACTTAGACATAGATCGTAAAACTATGTTGGTAGTCACCAACGCCGCAGTAGAACCTTTATCTATTATATTCACTTTTTCCAAAAGCGCAAGGGTTCGGCAAAAATTTTAGCTCTCGGAGGCTGGATACCAGATATATTCAACCTTTCTGGCAATATCCATTGCGAATTCTGGGGATTCTAATAAGACCGTCACATGGCCCAATTTTCTGCCCGGGTGCGATTCAGCTTTACCATACCAATGCAGATGGGCGCCGGGGATGGCTGCAATCTGCTGGCGTTTGGTCCGGTAGTCGGAGCGGCTATGTTCATAACCGAGGAGGTTCACCATCACCGCTCCGGGGGATTTGAGGGTGGTTTGCCCCAAGGGTAAGTCACACACGGCTCGCAACTGCATTTGAAATTGGGAAATTTCACAAGCATCAATGGTGAAATGGCCGGAATTATGGGTGCGGGGGGCGATTTCATTCACCAGTAACTGACCTCGGTCGGTTAAAAATAGTTCGATGCCAAAGATTCCCACTACTGCGGGACCGGACTGGGGTTGAAGCAGTTGGCGGGCGATCGTCTCACATTCCGCCGCCACTTTGGGGTCGATCGCCGCTGGTACTAACACCCGCCGACATACCTGATTTTCCTGCTGCGTTTCCACCACCGGATAAATCGCAATTTCTCCCCCCCGACTGCGAGCCGCCATTACCGCCAATTCCCGCTCAAACGGGATAAACTCTTCCAGCAGGACCGGAACTCGTCCCCACCGCTGCCACACCGCCATCAGTTCCGTCATATTATGGACAACTTCCGTCCCCCGGCCATCATAACCGTGGCGTCGCGCTTTCACCACCAAAGGCCATTTCCCCAAAAATGAGGACTGCTCGTCCCCGAACCAAGAGATAAACTCCGGTACTGGTAAACCAATATCCCGCAGGTAGCAACGCTGGTGATACTTATCCAGCAAAGGCGCCAACACCGACAAACTCGGCGCAAATATTACCCCCTGCTTTTCCAGTTCCCCCAAAGCATCTAAATCCACAAACTCATTTTCAAAGGTAATGGCATCGCAGCGAGCCGCTAGCTCAGCCGTCGCCTTAGCATCCCGCAAGGGAGCCAACACCGTCTCCGTCACCGCCGCCGCTGGGTCCTCGGTGCTGGGAGTCTGCACCAGTAAGGAAATCCCTAATTTGGTCGCCTCTGGCGCCATCATCCAAGCCAGTTGTCCCCCGCCAATAACTCCTACCCGCATTATCTACACCCCAAAGAATCCCTAGTGGCTACGCCAGTGGTGGGATTCACTCCCGCCGCCACGGCGCATAATTGTTTAATTTGGGCGCCATCGAGAATGGCGTCGCTGAAATCTGCTCCCTCAATCTTTACCCCATCAAACACGGAACCGAGCAATATCGTTTCTGTGAGTACCGCATTGGTTAAATCGGCTCCTGTCAAGTCTCCCAAGTCCAGCATGGCGTTGGTTAAATCTGCCCCGTGGAAGCTGGTTTCTACCATTGATGAGGCGCTGAAGATGGACCCTTGCAATTGGCAGTCTGAGAAATTGGCAAATCGTAGGTTCGCGTTGGCAAATTCCGCCCCCTGTAGCATTTGTCCGGCGAAATCCCGCTTTTCCAGGTTGCCGTGACTGTAGGACATGGGGGGTGGGTAGTTGGCATTGACTTGGGCGAATGCGGGAGCGGTCCCCAGCCAGAGGAGGAACAGGATGAGAAATACAGCTAGTTGCGGAAAGCGCATGGGCTCAGGGTTGAGATTGCAGGTTTTAAATTATAGGTTTTTCTGGGGTTTTTGGCTAGGGGGGTGGGGGGACTGGGGGATGGGGCAACCCGAAAGATGGGATTTGGGTGTAATTCACTGGATTTAATATAACTATAAATCACGGCGATATTCCCTGCCGGAATTCCCGTAATGCTAAAGCATGATTGGCATAATTTAAACAGCGATCGAACAGTGCCATATCCAGTTCGGGGAGCAAGGCAGAAGTTTCTAGGGGCTGGTATCCCTCGGCGGTTAATCCAAATAAAAATAATTGGCCTTTTTGCCAAATCCCAACTTCCGGGATTTGCAGGCGTTTGTAGGCTTCGAGTTTATCGATGCCACCGCTGGTGATGGCTACTTCGATCGCTAGGTCGGGACGGTCGCGATCGCTCTGTAATTCGTAGGACTCATCGGCTTCTCGTTTCACCGCTTCTGCCTCGTTTTCTAAGTTCATCGCCCCGGTGGGCGTAAAGTCAAAGCCTTTAATTTCTAAGTATGTTTCCAGCAGAGCCGCGATGCGCTTTTTGATAATTTCGTGCTGTCTTCCCGGCATTTTCCTAATCTCTAATACCCCTGCCAAAAAGGAAAGTCTGATGCCGGGACGATCGAGCAGTTGGGCTACGGCTTTGAACTCCCGCCAAGTCAAGCCCTCTACCAAAATCGGCTCGGCTACTGGTTCCAAAACAGCGATCGTCATTTGCCCAGTCCTCAAGGTAATCTCGTTAATTACTCCCAACACATCTGATGGTAAATCCCACTAATATTATCGCCATCCTAAATCAATCGACAAATAAGCCCTCACCCCCAACCCCTCTCCCATAAAGGGAGAGGGGAGCTAAAGATTTTATAAATCATTTAGGATGACTATATCATTCAAAATGGTGGCGGGACAATTGACTAAACCAGTGACATCAGGCTGGTTTATGCCGGGAGAGTGTTTAGTGATTTGATAATGATAGCTTAGGTGGAACGGCGGTGTCAAGGGTTGATGGGAAATTTTTGTCAACCTTGATGAAGCGATCGAGCGGATAGTTGGTGGTGGGTGTCACAAAAACAGATTCAGCAAGGTAAAATGGGGTGGGTATAATGGAGCTAATCCCATGAACCGCCCCCGCATCCTCAAAACTGGACAGCCTTTAACCTTCAGTCAGTATTTCGACCTTCCTTTTGCTCTGGAAGATATTCTGGCTGAATTTGATTGTCGGCTAGTGCGCCAAATTAATCGCAACCGCAAGCACATCGAATTGGTGAATGAAAGCGCCCGCCGCGAAGCTCTCATCGCACCGATTCTGTTTGAGGTGGCGGACTTGACAGATTCCCGGATTTATAGTCATTTCAAATAACAATGAGACACTCTCGCTCTTAGAGTTGCCCTCTATCCCCCAACCCCTTTCTCCCAAAAAGGGAGAAAGGGGAGTGGGAACCCTGTATGTGCTTTAACCTTTCCTGCTCCCTTTCTTCTCCCCTCTCCCTACCTGGGAGAGGGGACGGGGGTGAGGGCTTTAGGGGGCCTCTGGTGAGGGCTGGATTCGGGGGTTTAACCAAAAAACCATTCTCATTCTTAATTGAAATGACTATATATTAAATATTCTATGGCTGTGAGCGAGCATCTCCGGGGCACTGTGGATTATTACATTGCCAGTCATCATGTGGTTGTAGTGAAGGCGAAACAGTCGGACCTAGTGCGGGGTTTTACGCAATTGGCGATCGAGCTGATTGCCCTGGATGGCTGGGTACAGTCGGACGCGCCGATTTTGTATGGTATTGTCACTACGGGAGAGGATTGGCGGTTTGGGCTGTTCGATCGGCGAGAACGCTGCATCCAACAGGACCCTAAGCGTTACCTGGTCCCGGAAGAGTTGACTCTCTTGCTAGAAATCTTGGTGGGTATTGTGGGTTAGTTTGGGCTCAAGCCCAACGAAGAACCCAAAAGGGCTAAAGCCCAACTACAAACTAAGGAGAGATTACGGTTTTCCCGGCTCGCCGGATGGGGAATTAATTGGTTAAAATGGCGCTAATGAGAAAACAATTAGATTTTTCAGCGAAATTATGCTCAGCTTTTTCTTAACTTGGCTGTTGGCGGCGGTGTCTCTGGTGGTGACAGCCAAACTGGTCCCTGGTTTGAGTTTGGATAGCTTCTCGGCGGCGATCGTGGCGGCGGCGGTGATGGGTTTGGTGAATGCGATCGTCCGTCCCCTCATCATCCTGATGACTCTCCCCCTCACTATCCTGACTCTGGGTTTGTTCCTGTTGGTGGTGAACGCCATTTCGATCGGCTTAGTCGCCTACCTCACCCCCGGTTTCCAAGTCGCCGGTTTCTTCCCCGCGATTTTCGGCTCGATCGTTCTTTCTGTAGTTTCCGGTTTGTTGGGCAAATTCGTCAAACAAAACGCCAGCGAAGCTCTATGATAGGGTCCATTTAATGAGGAGGAGTCTTTTTTCACTCTTCCTCATTATTTTTGGGAAGAATCTAAATTATTATTTAAATTATTCCATCTGATTGACAAAATTGATTCAGCTTATTATATATTTCTCGAAATAAAGGACATTTTTTCTGAACAATAGAGGGGTCAATTTCACGTAATAAAGATGCCGTGTGTTCTGCTTTAGAAAATCTCGGCTTATTACGATTACTTTCATCAAGCCTCTCGCTTGCCTCCACTATTGCCGCCGATAACTTGTCTCGGCAACTGTCTTTCTCCACATCATATTCACTAAATGATTCTGGATGCTCAAAGTCAATATTTCTTTGGCTACTTAACCACCAGCGCATTCGCTGCCATCTGTTGCCCATAAAATCTCTATGTCTAGCCATTTTATCCCAATCAGCAATAATCCAAGCCTCTAGCTCTGGAGCCGCAAAACCCACAAACTTTTCTATATCCGTGGCTGCAGATACAGTATCTATAGCGTCTAAAAACTTTTGTTTTTGCTCATCAGGATTCCGGCAGTCTAAATCGTCAATCACTAAAATTAAATCGCATTTACCGCCGCGTAAGGCAATCTGTAGCTCTTTTTTAATCTGCTCAATTAAACTTTGACCGGTTTTGCCATAGGCGAGATTTTTATTTGGTTTCGGCCCCGGTTTTTGGCGAACCGGGGTTTTTCTTTCAAATGTGCAACCAGGAAAATGTTTGTGCAGAAATGGAATCAATCCTCCCACTTCCGAAAATTTCAACTGTGAGCGTCCCACTTCCGCTTCACCCCCGCCAGCAAAAACCCAAACTACCACGGCCAACCTCCTATGCTTGGATCGCCAACTCGGTAGAGGTCTCCCAATTCCCAGCCTTCATTCAGTTTTGGCTCCAATATTTCTGGAGAGAGACGTTTGATAGAAAAATGAGTTGGATTTTCCGGGACAAAGCACAACACATTTTCCAAACAATCGGTAAAATGGTCTAACAGGTCGGGACTGTGGGTGGTAATTATCAATTGGGTTTTTCTGGCGGCTTGTTTAATCCACTCGGCTAAAATCGGCATCCAAGCCACGTGTAACCCCATTTCCGGTTCGTCAATGACCAACAGAGCTGGCAACCGGGGAGAACGCAATATAGTGGCCCAACAAAGCATCCTCACAGTTCCGTCGGACATCTCTGGTAGATAAAAAGGTTCTTTTAGTCCTTCAATATACCATTCTACCGTCAAAGACATCACCCCAGACCGGATTGGCCGTAACCGTCGAGTCTTGGGGATAATTAATTTCATTGCTTCGTTAATGCTATCTTCAAAATCGATATCTTGTTGACTGAGATTATCTAAAACTAGGGCTAAATTATCTCCCGAAGCGGACAAATAAATATCGCTGCCACCGATTTTTGGGGTAGCCTCTCTGATGGCGTTTAAATCCATATGGTTGGCATTGTAAAATTGCCAGGTAGAGACCGATTCTAAAATCTCGCGCCTGATTTTATAAATCGGGGTATTTTCGGGAGCATATTTACTGGTTTCTAGCAGGCTAGGAATAGACGCTAAACCCAAGGTGTTGGTCGGGATATTATACAAGGGTTCAAAATGCGTCTGTCCCGAATCGCCCTCGTTATAAACCGATACAGCTCCTTTACCTGTTTCGCGATCGTGAAATTGGTAGTAATAAAAAGGACTTGTGTCTCGCTCTTGTTGTAAAACGTCTCCACTATACAAATACTCCGCCGCCACGTTGACTCGATTTCTCTGTCTGTCAGCATACAAATTAAAATCGAGAATCGCCCTACTATCTCCAGAAATGCCAAAACAGTAAGCTAAATTCACTAGAGCGGGACTTTCTACGTGAAAATCTAAAATTCTGCCCCCACCAATCTTCGCCGCCGCATCTTCTAAGCTGCCAATGCCCCTGGTTTCGTCTGGGCGATTAATCAGGCTGCTTTTTAAAAAACTCAAACAGCTAATCAGATTGCTTTTTCCAAAATTGTTGGCACCGATGAGGATATTCAGGTTATTTAAATTAACTGGTTGGTGAAATTCTAGATTTTTATACTTTTGGGCTGCTATGAAGCCGATAGATCTGAGCATATCAAAATTATGATTGTCATCTTTAGGCGATTAATCCTTAGTATAACAGTCTTATTAAACAAAAAATATTAAATTTTGTAAAAAATATTTGATTTTCGCTAGATAGCTAGATAGCCAATGTCAAAAAAAACCCTCTGGAGCTTATACTGGTAGGGTGGGGAGTGCCGACATGGTTTATATCAACCAAGCGGCTAACCATCCTAGCGGAAGAAATACAAAAAGTTTAGTTGCTCGTCTAGTTGTTTGATGCGCTGTTTGGCGGCGTAGAATTCTTGAAGGTATTGCCATGCTCGATCGCGTTCCCCAGTCCGATCGGCTTCTTCCCACAGCTTGAGAAAATAGCGCGATCGCTTTTCACACATCACCTGCTCAATGGCCGCAACAGCAGCCACAATTAATTCCTCAGCTCGCAGAATATCCCGCTCCGTGCGTTCGTCCACATGAAACAGGTACTGCAAACTCGCCATTTCTGCGGGAAAATGCAACAACAGCTCTTGCAGTTTATCCAACAGAGGATTAGAAATATCCGGGGTAGCAGATATTGTCCCCAACTCCATAATCTGCTGCCACAAAAACCGGTGATGAGATAAACTAAAATCTAAATCCGCCTTCGCCAAAGCATCTTCCCCTAATTGCCGACATTCGGGACAATGGAGATAAAGGCGGAGAAATAAAGCCTCGGCTTGTGCCAACCGAGTTCGCTCCCCCGATATAGGTAATGACACAGGAGAAATTGCCTGCTTCTTCTGGTGGGGGCGGTTGATTTGTTGGAGTAAGTCCTTAGCTCGCTGGGGAACAGTCCGAGCCTCACCCATTGCCAAAAATTCCGCACAGCGGTTCACGTAATAAGTGCGGGTAGCGCTATCATTAATATCCTTCAACAACGCCACCATCGATCGCGCCACTTGTTGATATTGGTCAGCCTGTTTGAGGTTTTTCCCGAGCAAAATTTGGTCTATTTGCCAGTCCAACCATAGAGGTGCTGTTTCTAGAAGCTGACGATAGGATGCCACTGCACCAGGGTTTTTCAGGTATTCATCGGCATCTTTCCCTTCGGGAATACCCAAAATGCGCAGGTTTACTTCTCCTTTATAGGCTAAATCAGCAATTTCGCCAATAGCGCGGGAGGCGGCTTTGGTTCCGGCGGCGTCGGCGTCGAAATTGAGGACAATTTGCTTAGATTCACTGTAGCGGAGTAATTGGCGCACTTGGGCAATGCTGATGGCTGTTCCGAGGGTGGCAACGGCGTTCTGGATACCATGAGCGTGGAGAGCGATCGCGTCAAAATACCCCTCCACCACCACGGCTCGGTCTTCCTTAGTAATGGCAGCTTTTGCCTTATCCAAAGCAAACAGAGTTTTGCCCTTATCAAACAATTGGGTTTCCGGCGAATTCAAATATTTTGCCTCTTTCATCCCTGAGCTATCTGGCTGCTGCACCTCCCCCAAACCCAGATGATTAGGTGGCTGCAACCTCCCCCCAAAACCAATAATTCGTCCGCGATCGTCATGGATGGGGATAATAATCCGATTCCGAAATATATCGTAATAACCCCCCCCAGAAGCCCGGGGCTTAATTAAACCCGCCTGCATCACCAATTCCACCGGATATTTCGGCACCAAATACCGGCTGAGAGTTTCCCAACCCGGGGGAGCGTAACCTAATTGAAACTGCTGGATAGTGGCTTCTGATAACCCCCGTTCTTCCCGCAAATATGCCAGCGCCTGACTACCGAGGGGTTGTCGCAAAGCGTGTTGATAAAAACTCCCCGCCACCGCCAAAATCTCATAAAGCTGCTCCCGTACCGATAGCTGACGCTGCAACTCTTGGCTCTCTTCCGGCGCCAGGGTTTGCACCGGAACTTGATAGCGCTTAGCCAAGTCCAGCACCACATCCTGAAACGATTGTTTATTCAATTCCATCAGGAATTTAATCGCATTGCCCCCAGCGCCACAACCAAAGCAGTAGTACATCTGCTTAGAAGGACTAACGCTAAAACTGGGGCTTCTTTCCTCGTGGAACGGACATAAACCGAGGAAATCTTTGCCCCGCTTCTTCAGGACTACATATTGGGAGATCACATCCACGATGTCACTGCGGCTCTTCACTTCGGCGATCGTATCTGGATGCAGGCTAGTCATAGGGAACTGGCAAATAAAACCTCTCCTTATTTTTATACCATTTGCCCCCAAATTGCACCTAGTCCCGAAAATTCCCAGTTTCAGCCATCAACCCCCCTACTCCTCCCACCTCTAGGGACCCTGATTGGGGCTCGTGCCAAAAACCCGGTTTTTCACAAAACCGGGTTGATATTCCAGAACTAAAATCAATTCCCCCTCAACTACTGAGAATTCATCGTAGTTAAAATAAAAGTCGTCAAATATATAATGGCTAAAAGTCCCAAGAATGCTTCCACGGTTTTATCCCTCCCAACAATTACTGACTACCCTGGTAATTTATTGGCATCTCCAATAAATTACATCATATTTAGTTTTCCTGCCTATAGCCCATATGTCCGGGAAAAATCCCAAACGCATTAAAAATTTTATTTATCTCGATTAACAAAATAAAAAATATGTTAAATCAAAATACAACTTGAATGGGGGATAAAACCAGAGGGACATGATACGCCATATCCCTCTAGGAGTGGATTGAGATTACCTCCCAGACGAGATAATCTCTTCATAGGCGGTAATCGTTTCCTGGGCTATAGCTGACCAGCTATAATGTTTT contains:
- a CDS encoding 5-(carboxyamino)imidazole ribonucleotide synthase, with amino-acid sequence MRVGVIGGGQLAWMMAPEATKLGISLLVQTPSTEDPAAAVTETVLAPLRDAKATAELAARCDAITFENEFVDLDALGELEKQGVIFAPSLSVLAPLLDKYHQRCYLRDIGLPVPEFISWFGDEQSSFLGKWPLVVKARRHGYDGRGTEVVHNMTELMAVWQRWGRVPVLLEEFIPFERELAVMAARSRGGEIAIYPVVETQQENQVCRRVLVPAAIDPKVAAECETIARQLLQPQSGPAVVGIFGIELFLTDRGQLLVNEIAPRTHNSGHFTIDACEISQFQMQLRAVCDLPLGQTTLKSPGAVMVNLLGYEHSRSDYRTKRQQIAAIPGAHLHWYGKAESHPGRKLGHVTVLLESPEFAMDIARKVEYIWYPASES
- the dnaG gene encoding DNA primase; protein product: MTSLHPDTIAEVKSRSDIVDVISQYVVLKKRGKDFLGLCPFHEERSPSFSVSPSKQMYYCFGCGAGGNAIKFLMELNKQSFQDVVLDLAKRYQVPVQTLAPEESQELQRQLSVREQLYEILAVAGSFYQHALRQPLGSQALAYLREERGLSEATIQQFQLGYAPPGWETLSRYLVPKYPVELVMQAGLIKPRASGGGYYDIFRNRIIIPIHDDRGRIIGFGGRLQPPNHLGLGEVQQPDSSGMKEAKYLNSPETQLFDKGKTLFALDKAKAAITKEDRAVVVEGYFDAIALHAHGIQNAVATLGTAISIAQVRQLLRYSESKQIVLNFDADAAGTKAASRAIGEIADLAYKGEVNLRILGIPEGKDADEYLKNPGAVASYRQLLETAPLWLDWQIDQILLGKNLKQADQYQQVARSMVALLKDINDSATRTYYVNRCAEFLAMGEARTVPQRAKDLLQQINRPHQKKQAISPVSLPISGERTRLAQAEALFLRLYLHCPECRQLGEDALAKADLDFSLSHHRFLWQQIMELGTISATPDISNPLLDKLQELLLHFPAEMASLQYLFHVDERTERDILRAEELIVAAVAAIEQVMCEKRSRYFLKLWEEADRTGERDRAWQYLQEFYAAKQRIKQLDEQLNFLYFFR
- a CDS encoding phage holin family protein, with amino-acid sequence MLSFFLTWLLAAVSLVVTAKLVPGLSLDSFSAAIVAAAVMGLVNAIVRPLIILMTLPLTILTLGLFLLVVNAISIGLVAYLTPGFQVAGFFPAIFGSIVLSVVSGLLGKFVKQNASEAL
- a CDS encoding AAA family ATPase, giving the protein MLRSIGFIAAQKYKNLEFHQPVNLNNLNILIGANNFGKSNLISCLSFLKSSLINRPDETRGIGSLEDAAAKIGGGRILDFHVESPALVNLAYCFGISGDSRAILDFNLYADRQRNRVNVAAEYLYSGDVLQQERDTSPFYYYQFHDRETGKGAVSVYNEGDSGQTHFEPLYNIPTNTLGLASIPSLLETSKYAPENTPIYKIRREILESVSTWQFYNANHMDLNAIREATPKIGGSDIYLSASGDNLALVLDNLSQQDIDFEDSINEAMKLIIPKTRRLRPIRSGVMSLTVEWYIEGLKEPFYLPEMSDGTVRMLCWATILRSPRLPALLVIDEPEMGLHVAWMPILAEWIKQAARKTQLIITTHSPDLLDHFTDCLENVLCFVPENPTHFSIKRLSPEILEPKLNEGWELGDLYRVGDPSIGGWPW
- a CDS encoding pentapeptide repeat-containing protein — encoded protein: MRFPQLAVFLILFLLWLGTAPAFAQVNANYPPPMSYSHGNLEKRDFAGQMLQGAEFANANLRFANFSDCQLQGSIFSASSMVETSFHGADLTNAMLDLGDLTGADLTNAVLTETILLGSVFDGVKIEGADFSDAILDGAQIKQLCAVAAGVNPTTGVATRDSLGCR
- a CDS encoding Uma2 family endonuclease; protein product: MTIAVLEPVAEPILVEGLTWREFKAVAQLLDRPGIRLSFLAGVLEIRKMPGRQHEIIKKRIAALLETYLEIKGFDFTPTGAMNLENEAEAVKREADESYELQSDRDRPDLAIEVAITSGGIDKLEAYKRLQIPEVGIWQKGQLFLFGLTAEGYQPLETSALLPELDMALFDRCLNYANHALALREFRQGISP
- a CDS encoding DUF4276 family protein; this translates as MVVWVFAGGGEAEVGRSQLKFSEVGGLIPFLHKHFPGCTFERKTPVRQKPGPKPNKNLAYGKTGQSLIEQIKKELQIALRGGKCDLILVIDDLDCRNPDEQKQKFLDAIDTVSAATDIEKFVGFAAPELEAWIIADWDKMARHRDFMGNRWQRMRWWLSSQRNIDFEHPESFSEYDVEKDSCRDKLSAAIVEASERLDESNRNKPRFSKAEHTASLLREIDPSIVQKKCPLFREIYNKLNQFCQSDGII